From Rhodovastum atsumiense, a single genomic window includes:
- a CDS encoding OFA family MFS transporter, with translation MDVTATLPAPAFLSRERIVAPSNFNRWLVPPAALAIHLCIGMAYGFSVFWLPLSRAVGITEPIACPRDMGFLAEIVATGCDWKISQLGWMYTLFFVFLGSSAAIWGGWLERAGPRKAGVVSALCWCGGLLISALGVATHQLWLMWLGSGVIGGIGLGLGYISPVSTLIKWFPDRRGMATGMAIMGFGGGAMIGAPLADMLMRSFATPHSVGVWETFVVMAAIYFVFMMGGALGYRVPAEGWKPAGWTPPDPATQNGFITTRHVHLDVAWKTRQFWLVWGVLCLNVTAGIGILGMASPLLQEVFGGRLIGIEAGFSELTPAQKGQIAAVAAGFTGLLSLFNIGGRFFWASLSDRIGRKATYFAFFLLGMALYASVPLAARAGALALFVGIFCVILSMYGGGFATVPAYLADMFGTRMVGAIHGRLLTAWSTAGVLGPVLVNYIREYQLDHGVARQDVYSITMYILAGLLALGALCNWLVTPVAEKHHMTEPEAAAEKRIADDTHQHFVADVAALGGQVVHSWKVTLAWAVVWIPLAWGIWITLQKALLLFR, from the coding sequence ATGGATGTCACCGCGACTCTCCCCGCGCCTGCCTTCCTGTCACGAGAACGTATCGTTGCGCCTTCGAACTTCAATCGCTGGCTGGTGCCGCCGGCGGCGCTGGCAATTCACCTTTGCATCGGCATGGCCTATGGCTTCTCGGTGTTCTGGCTGCCGCTGTCGCGCGCCGTCGGCATCACCGAGCCGATCGCCTGCCCCAGGGACATGGGGTTCCTGGCTGAGATCGTCGCCACCGGCTGCGACTGGAAAATTTCCCAGCTCGGCTGGATGTATACGCTGTTCTTCGTCTTCCTCGGCTCCTCGGCGGCGATCTGGGGCGGCTGGCTGGAACGGGCCGGCCCACGCAAGGCGGGTGTGGTCTCGGCGCTGTGCTGGTGCGGTGGCCTGCTGATCTCGGCGCTCGGGGTGGCCACCCATCAGCTCTGGCTGATGTGGCTCGGCTCCGGGGTGATCGGCGGCATCGGGCTTGGGCTCGGCTACATCTCGCCGGTGTCCACGCTGATCAAGTGGTTCCCCGACCGGCGCGGCATGGCCACCGGCATGGCGATCATGGGCTTCGGCGGCGGCGCGATGATCGGCGCGCCACTCGCCGACATGCTGATGCGCTCTTTCGCCACCCCCCATTCGGTGGGGGTGTGGGAAACCTTCGTCGTCATGGCGGCGATCTACTTCGTGTTCATGATGGGCGGCGCGCTCGGCTACCGGGTGCCGGCCGAGGGCTGGAAGCCGGCCGGCTGGACGCCGCCCGACCCGGCCACGCAGAACGGCTTCATCACCACCCGCCACGTGCATCTCGACGTGGCCTGGAAGACGCGGCAGTTCTGGCTGGTCTGGGGCGTGCTGTGCCTGAACGTGACGGCGGGCATCGGCATCCTCGGCATGGCCTCGCCGCTGCTGCAGGAAGTGTTCGGTGGCCGGCTGATCGGCATCGAGGCCGGCTTCAGCGAGCTGACGCCCGCGCAGAAAGGCCAGATCGCCGCGGTGGCCGCGGGGTTCACCGGGCTGCTGTCGCTGTTCAACATCGGCGGGCGCTTCTTCTGGGCCTCGCTGTCCGACCGGATCGGCCGCAAGGCGACCTATTTCGCCTTCTTCCTGCTCGGCATGGCGCTCTATGCCTCGGTGCCCCTCGCCGCCCGCGCCGGCGCGCTCGCGCTGTTCGTCGGCATCTTCTGCGTGATCCTGTCGATGTACGGCGGCGGCTTCGCCACCGTGCCGGCCTATCTCGCCGACATGTTCGGGACCAGGATGGTGGGGGCGATCCATGGCCGCCTGCTGACGGCGTGGTCGACGGCGGGCGTGCTCGGCCCGGTGCTGGTGAACTACATCCGCGAATACCAGCTCGACCACGGCGTCGCCCGGCAGGATGTCTATTCGATCACCATGTACATCCTGGCCGGGCTGCTCGCGCTGGGCGCGCTCTGCAACTGGCTGGTGACGCCGGTGGCCGAGAAGCATCACATGACCGAGCCGGAAGCGGCCGCCGAGAAGCGGATCGCCGACGACACGCACCAGCATTTCGTCGCCGATGTCGCGGCCCTCGGCGGGCAGGTGGTGCATTCGTGGAAAGTGACGCTGGCCTGGGCGGTGGTGTGGATTCCGCTCGCCTGGGGGATCTGGATCACGCTGCAGAAGGCGCTGCTGCTGTTCCGGTAA
- a CDS encoding AEC family transporter, with protein MTGAVILALLPVILLIGLGAWLRRSGFLAAGFWPQAERLCYFVLLPALFVHGLSTAPLHALPVGVMAVTLIGAILVVAGLVLAAHRLRPIDGPAFTSVFQGSIRFNNYAAVTVAAGLFGAQGIALAALCNAAMVPTVNVLCILVFARYGQARLDLGGVLRQIATNPLILGCAGGMLLQFGGLALPPGLDQALRALGAASLPLGLLCVGAALDFGSVRSWVRPVAGSAAVRFLVMPGVTLAIGSALGLGGEALVVALLVQAMPTASSAYILARQLGGDAPLMAGITASQTALAALAVPAVLTVLAP; from the coding sequence GTGACCGGCGCCGTGATCCTGGCGCTGCTGCCGGTGATCCTGCTGATCGGGCTCGGGGCATGGCTGCGCCGCAGCGGCTTCCTCGCCGCGGGGTTCTGGCCCCAGGCCGAGCGGCTTTGCTACTTCGTGCTGCTGCCGGCGCTGTTCGTCCACGGCCTTTCGACCGCGCCGCTGCACGCCCTGCCGGTCGGGGTGATGGCAGTCACCCTGATCGGCGCCATCCTCGTCGTGGCGGGGCTGGTGCTGGCGGCGCATCGCCTGCGGCCGATCGACGGCCCCGCCTTCACCTCGGTGTTCCAGGGCAGCATCCGCTTCAACAACTACGCCGCGGTGACCGTCGCGGCGGGGCTGTTCGGCGCCCAGGGCATCGCGCTGGCCGCCCTCTGCAACGCCGCCATGGTGCCGACCGTCAACGTGCTCTGCATCCTGGTGTTCGCGCGCTACGGCCAGGCGCGGCTGGACCTGGGGGGCGTGCTGCGCCAGATCGCCACCAACCCCCTGATCCTCGGCTGCGCGGGCGGCATGCTGCTGCAGTTCGGCGGCCTTGCCCTGCCACCGGGGCTCGACCAGGCGCTGCGGGCGCTGGGCGCGGCCTCGCTGCCGCTCGGGCTGCTCTGCGTCGGCGCGGCGCTCGATTTCGGCTCGGTGCGGTCCTGGGTCAGGCCGGTCGCCGGCTCCGCCGCCGTCAGGTTCCTGGTCATGCCCGGCGTGACCCTGGCGATCGGCTCGGCGCTCGGCCTCGGCGGCGAGGCGCTGGTGGTGGCATTGCTGGTGCAGGCCATGCCGACCGCCTCTTCCGCCTATATCCTGGCCCGCCAGCTCGGCGGCGACGCCCCGCTGATGGCCGGCATCACCGCCAGCCAGACCGCGCTCGCCGCCCTCGCCGTGCCCGCGGTGTTGACCGTGCTGGCGCCATGA
- a CDS encoding LysR family transcriptional regulator: MSLRALRTLIAIARHGTFARAGEAIGLTQSAVSLHVKALEEEFGTRLFDRSRRQPVLTEPGRKLVAQAEDLLGLYDRIPEALSDDGALTGRLRLGAIQTALAGPLPDALVALRRAHPRLRVHVSSGMSAELARLVVGGELDAAITTEPVRPHPAELTWTPLYEDQFWVLAPPEQQGRALPQMLAELPFIQFDPQTWAGRMIARELRRQGLQVQQGMSLDNREVILRMVAGGLGVAVVPIPAEMVPELPPLCRLPFGRPQLRRRVVLLQRRERPARRLATAVGEAVARTMRKT, encoded by the coding sequence ATGTCCCTTCGCGCCCTTCGCACGCTCATCGCCATCGCGCGGCACGGCACCTTCGCCCGGGCGGGCGAGGCCATCGGCCTGACCCAATCGGCCGTCAGCCTGCACGTGAAGGCGCTGGAAGAGGAATTCGGCACCCGGCTCTTCGATCGCTCGCGCCGCCAGCCGGTGCTGACCGAACCCGGCCGCAAGCTGGTGGCCCAGGCCGAGGACCTGCTCGGGCTCTATGACCGCATTCCCGAAGCGCTCAGCGACGACGGCGCCCTGACCGGCCGGCTGCGCCTGGGGGCGATCCAGACCGCGCTGGCCGGGCCGCTCCCCGACGCCCTGGTGGCGCTGCGCCGGGCGCATCCACGGCTGCGGGTGCATGTCTCCTCGGGCATGTCGGCCGAGCTGGCGCGGCTGGTGGTGGGTGGCGAGCTCGACGCCGCCATCACCACCGAGCCGGTGCGCCCGCACCCGGCCGAGCTCACCTGGACACCGCTCTACGAAGACCAGTTCTGGGTCCTCGCCCCCCCGGAACAGCAGGGACGCGCCCTGCCGCAGATGCTGGCGGAGCTGCCCTTCATCCAGTTCGACCCGCAGACCTGGGCCGGGCGGATGATCGCGCGCGAGCTGCGCCGCCAGGGGCTGCAGGTGCAGCAGGGCATGTCGCTCGACAACCGCGAGGTCATCCTGCGCATGGTTGCCGGCGGGCTGGGCGTGGCGGTGGTGCCGATCCCGGCCGAGATGGTGCCGGAGCTGCCCCCGCTCTGCCGCCTGCCGTTCGGCCGACCGCAGTTGCGGCGCCGGGTGGTGCTGCTGCAACGCCGGGAACGCCCGGCCCGGCGCCTCGCCACGGCGGTCGGCGAGGCGGTGGCCCGAACCATGAGGAAAACTTGA
- a CDS encoding nucleotidyltransferase family protein — MEAASRVERIIRADPLRWHILGVVRDLRLPDCWIGAGFVRNAVWDRLHRRTASPLAGDVDVVWHDLRRDDPREDERHEALLRAVEPGIVWSVRNQARMHGRNGDAPYASVRDAMRFWPETATAVAVRRDGLEGFEIAAPYGLDDLLNLVLRPTPPFAQARRSVYAARLHAKRWQALWPLLRQAEA; from the coding sequence ATGGAGGCAGCCAGCAGAGTCGAGCGCATCATCAGGGCGGACCCGCTGCGCTGGCATATCCTCGGCGTGGTGCGCGATCTCCGCCTGCCGGATTGCTGGATCGGAGCCGGGTTCGTCAGGAATGCCGTCTGGGACCGGCTGCACCGGCGCACCGCCTCGCCGCTGGCCGGCGATGTCGATGTCGTCTGGCATGATCTCCGACGGGACGACCCGCGCGAGGACGAACGGCATGAAGCGCTGCTCCGGGCGGTGGAGCCGGGCATCGTCTGGTCGGTCCGCAACCAGGCGCGCATGCACGGGCGCAACGGTGATGCGCCCTATGCCTCGGTCCGCGACGCCATGCGGTTCTGGCCCGAGACGGCGACGGCGGTCGCGGTCAGGCGCGACGGCCTGGAAGGCTTCGAGATTGCGGCCCCCTACGGCCTGGACGATCTCCTGAACCTGGTCCTGAGACCGACCCCGCCCTTCGCCCAGGCCAGGCGCTCTGTCTACGCGGCGCGGCTGCATGCCAAACGCTGGCAGGCTCTGTGGCCTCTCCTCAGGCAGGCGGAGGCGTAG
- a CDS encoding response regulator, translated as MHSAEASLVLVVSDDAALRRSLALLLRASGLATQDFASSTAVLKSLVATPAARRRCCLLVDHHLPGGTDGLRLLQDLAAVAVTVPVVLLADWASLELRRRAGAAGAAAVLQKPLLQDSIVQAISDALAGAG; from the coding sequence GTGCACAGTGCAGAGGCCAGCCTCGTGCTCGTGGTCAGCGACGACGCGGCCCTGCGCCGCTCGCTCGCCCTGCTGCTGCGCGCGAGCGGACTGGCGACGCAGGACTTCGCCTCGTCCACGGCCGTGCTGAAAAGCCTCGTGGCAACACCGGCGGCGCGGCGACGCTGCTGCCTGCTGGTCGATCACCACCTGCCCGGCGGCACCGACGGGTTGCGGCTGCTGCAGGACCTGGCGGCGGTGGCCGTGACCGTCCCGGTCGTGCTGCTCGCCGACTGGGCCAGCCTGGAGCTGCGCCGCCGCGCCGGCGCGGCGGGCGCGGCCGCCGTGCTGCAGAAGCCGCTGCTGCAGGACAGCATCGTGCAGGCGATCAGCGATGCCCTGGCAGGCGCCGGGTGA
- a CDS encoding response regulator transcription factor → MTTPPDEASPAPRAPTVHIIDDDEAVLRGIGLLLRSVRIPTVGHLSGLAFLDALPAQDDVIGCVLTDLRMPGLDGIGLLRRLRERRFRRPVIVMTAHGDISTAVRAMKEGATDFIEKPFDEDILLAAIEAALRARPAAPAEPAPPEPEAARAAARIAALSPRERDVLALLVAGKPNKTIAHDLGLSPRTVEVHRARLMARLGVHSLAEAVRLALLAEHG, encoded by the coding sequence GTGACCACGCCGCCGGATGAGGCATCCCCCGCGCCGCGCGCCCCCACCGTGCACATCATCGACGACGACGAGGCGGTGCTCCGCGGCATCGGCCTGCTGCTGCGCTCGGTGCGCATTCCCACGGTGGGGCACCTGTCCGGGCTTGCCTTCCTCGATGCGCTGCCGGCGCAGGACGATGTCATCGGCTGCGTGCTGACCGATCTGCGCATGCCCGGCCTCGATGGCATCGGGCTGCTGCGGCGGCTGCGGGAGCGGCGCTTCCGCCGGCCGGTCATCGTCATGACGGCACATGGCGACATCTCCACCGCGGTGCGGGCGATGAAGGAAGGTGCCACGGACTTCATCGAGAAGCCCTTCGACGAAGATATCCTGCTGGCGGCGATCGAGGCGGCGCTGCGGGCCCGGCCGGCCGCCCCGGCCGAGCCCGCGCCCCCGGAGCCGGAGGCCGCCCGTGCCGCCGCACGCATCGCCGCACTCTCGCCGCGCGAGCGCGACGTGCTGGCGCTGCTGGTGGCGGGCAAGCCGAACAAGACCATCGCGCATGATCTGGGGCTCAGCCCGCGCACGGTGGAGGTCCACCGGGCGCGGCTGATGGCGCGGCTGGGGGTGCACAGCCTGGCCGAGGCGGTGCGGCTGGCGTTGCTGGCCGAACACGGGTGA